A single genomic interval of Salmo trutta chromosome 13, fSalTru1.1, whole genome shotgun sequence harbors:
- the LOC115205939 gene encoding LOW QUALITY PROTEIN: bone morphogenetic protein 2-like (The sequence of the model RefSeq protein was modified relative to this genomic sequence to represent the inferred CDS: deleted 1 base in 1 codon) gives MFPAKLLVLMVLLLPQALSGRQGFATEPDGSVPSLSPLSPTPLEPSLAQTIQNLLLSRLGLQSHPNPRPGAPIPQYILDLYRFHSQQYHLVQDPHFSYPSQHVQEANTVRSFHHTESTSPKLPLEKRLTTVSNNKVPISFNVSSIPQDERVVSAELRFFRGGGASLGPGAHKVSLFLDGGTGDSESEPTLLESRLLTGAPSTKPAGSWEAFSLSTELFVGVHAQTGSLAFLLEVTPLGNTTLLTPPDHDALPLSTGEEGRREGHLRVRRSLGQDEHSWARERPLLVTYSHDGHGEPLAAHGRRTSDTAQRMRGRKRARERGRSNSRDRERDRDKDRDWSASPGWGGSWNEGGRVKRNGGRAAKLNRLSRARCRRHPLYVDFKDVGWNKWIVAPSGYDAFFCLGECRFPLTHHMNSSSHAMVQTLVNSVNGAVPRACCVPTALSPIAMLYLDPQDRVVLKNYQDMVVEGCGCR, from the exons ATGTTCCCTGCTAAACTCTTGGTCCTGATGGTCCTACTGCTACCTCAAGCTTTGTCTGGTCGCCAGGGCTTTGCCACCGAGCCCGATGGCAGTGTGCCGTCGTTGTCACCGTTATCACCCACCCCCCTGGAGCCCAGCCTGGCCCAGACAATCCAGAACCTGTTGCTGAGCCGCCTGGGCCTGCAGTCCCACCCCAACCCCCGGCCAGGTGCGCCCATCCCCCAGTACATACTGGACCTCTATCGCTTCCACTCCCAGCAGTACCACCTAGTCCAGGATCCACACTTCAGCTACCCCAGCCAGCATGTCCAGGAGGCCAACACCGTACGCAGCTTCCACCACACAG AGTCTACCAGCCCCAAACTCCCCCTTGAAAAGAGGCTGACCACCGTGAGCAACAACAAGGTCCCCATCTCCTTCAACGTGTCCTCCATCCCCCAGGATGAGCGTGTGGTTTCTGCCGAGCTGCGTTTCTTCCGGGGTGGTGGGGCTAGCCTAGGCCCCGGGGCCCACAAGGTCAGCCTGTTCCTCGATGGAGGCACTGGGGACTCTGAGTCTGAGCCCACTCTGCTGGAGTCACGGCTCCTCACAGGGGCCCCCAGCACTAAGCCAGCTGGCTCCTGGGAGGCCTTCAGCCTCAGCACTGAACTCTTCGTAGGGGTCCACGCTCAGACCGGCAGCCTAGCCTTCCTCCTTGAGGTGACCCCTCTGGGTAACAccaccctcctcacc ccccCTGACCATGATGCTCTACCACTCTCCACTGGGGAGGAAGGGCGCAGAGAGGGACACCTGAGGGTGCGCAGGTCTCTGGGACAGGACGAGCACAGCTGGGCACGGGAGAGACCCCTGCTGGTTACTTACAGCCATGATGGGCACGGGGAGCCACTAGCCGCCCATGGCCGGAGAACCTCTGACACCGCCcagaggatgagggggaggaaGCGGGCCAGAGAAAGGGGCAGGAGCAACAGCAGGGACCGGGAAAGGGACAGAGACAAGGACAGGGACTGGAGCGCCAGCCCTGGCTGGGGCGGCAGCTGGAACGAGGGTGGAAGGGTGAAGCGCAATGGTGGCCGGGCAGCGAAACTGAATCGTCTGTCCCGCGCCCGCTGCCGCCGCCACCCGCTCTACGTGGACTTCAAAGACGTGGGCTGGAACAAGTGGATCGTGGCGCCTAGTGGCTACGACGCCTTCTTCTGCCTGGGGGAGTGCCGCTTCCCACTCACCCACCACATGAACTCATCCAGCCACGCCATGGTGCAGACGCTGGTGAACTCGGTGAACGGAGCCGTGCCGCGGGCCTGCTGTGTACCCACCGCTCTCAGCCCCATCGCCATGCTCTACCTGGACCCGCAGGACCGCGTGGTGCTCAAAAACTACCAGGACATGGTGGTGGAGGGCTGTGGATGCCGGTAA